cccctcgcccccctccaccccctcgcccacagaggtcaatgacccctcgcccccctccaccccctcgcccacagaggtcaatgacccctcgcccccctccaccccctcgcccacagaggtcaatgactcctcgcccccctccacctccAGAGGTCAATGACCTTCAAGGTCATTCGATGACCTTGACTTTGGATTTCAAGGTCACActatgaccttgaccttggacttcaaggtcacccgatgaccttgaccttggacttcaaggtcacttAATAGCCTTGACCTTCAGTTGTAAGAACGTTTCGTCATAACACTTGAgtcgtcatacaactgtgacaacacctggctatacgtagtttacttatgatgtaatatttatgacgtaAATATGAGATCATTGTAATAGTTTGTGGTATTACTGATATTGTATGTTGGCACAAGACATGCGCAGGAAGTAGTTTTCCTTCTGgagtttttgattcattaatattaataaagcggATGACCAGAGTGATTAAGCCACGCGCAGTGCAATTTTTGTtgcaacagtataataataagtatttattcactATGGTAATGGATTCAACGAAGTGCGTGTAAAGTAAACAAGTGTAGTTATGCAACGTGTGATACAGCCTTGAGGTTTCTTTATAAGCTGAGGAGGAAGTTTTACCCATCAGTGTTCTGTTCATGCTTTCCAAGACACTTCTAATATACAGGTATGTATTTCATACAATTACGTTCCATTATTTTCtacgttttttgaaaaatatgttgtttttccaaaactaactattggtaaattatttacaaattgtgttaAATAGATGAAAAcagtgcattttaaattttgtaatttaaaaaatattaaatttcttttgtattgattattaacgattttaattttgtgttttagaaaTGGATTCTGAAACAGTCGTTGACTTGACACAATCCGAAGAGCATTCTTCAATACTACGTAAGCTTCTAAGTACTCCTCCACCTCCACCACTTAAACAgaaacagcaacagcaacagaaacagcaacagaaacagcaacagcaacagcaacagcagcTGACACAACAACCGTCTACTTCTTCATCTTTCGGTACGTCAGCAATGATGAGTTTCTTAACATTGACAcagattatagaaaatttatggaTGATTGGGTTTCGAAGTTTGGATAGTTGGGAACAATTGGTTAGTCAACTGAAAAAATCAAAAGACATTTGCATGAACCCTATAGCAGTACAACtgctatttattttcaaatacttatGTGATTCTTTGACTAAATATTACCTAGTAGAAAATAATGACTTATCTGCAGATaaacaggtttattatttattagaagagCACACGTATGACatgttattaagtatttttgatgatgtattaaaaaatgttactaatgtttcgtttccactaaatattgtacaaaagatTCAGGATATCGGAAGAagtagattaatagaattagaaggtaatactgaacaaaaagagagtaaaaaattgagaaaaggaGTTAAAAGACCAAAAAGTGATTATTCGTCTGATTCAGATCAACTAAACtttgatgatgacgatgatgaggTTGAcaaatttgctaaattatttaaccataaaaataataaatccttatttCATATCACAACATTTACAGTACCAGTCTGGcgatcaaaaaagaaaaatatcaacacCTGGCGAGACTGGtactcatttaattaaaattgaaatcaccgatgttaaagatttgaaaaaatgtaaaagtgaaaAACAATATTGGCAAAAAGTATCGAAAAAAAAGGCTATTTTTTATTAGAcgttaaaaaaaatccagaagaAGACAAAAAAAAGTTTGAAGTAATTAACAATGTGTTAACGTCTGTTGgtcaaaacatgttaaaaatggacagtgtaaaacaagaaacagttacatttgataaaaaagaCAAATCGTACTAAATGTTAAGTagagtttgttaaatatttttaggcttaCTATGtcttattgattttacaataattttctatattaattaattagttattattttttcagctaGTAACACTCTAAAATTTATTCGACTGTCGGAAAATGGATTTCCACCCGAACGTTGTTCACCATTAGCTGCGGGCTTTGATTTAAGAAGTGGAgaaaatgtagttataaaaaaatgggatcgtaaattagtaaaaacaaatattgcgaTAGTATTACCAGACGAGTGTTATGGTCGAATAGCGCCGAGATCAGGTCTATCTTTAAAAAACGGTATACATGTAGGTGCTGGAGTTATTGATCCAGATTATAGAGGAAACGTAGGAATAGTGCTGTTCAATTTATCAAACGATAATTTCAGTGTAGAAATTGGTGATAGAATAGCTCAATTAATTTGCGAGCGAATAGTTTGGCCTGATATTGAGGAGGTTACTAAAAACAGTGTGTTAGAAAAAACTAGTAGAGATGAAAATGGTTTTGGATCAACgggattaaaataattatttttatttttttcagatcataaataatggaatcttttctaccatttaaaaaaaaaacatacttttgttTCTGAACCAATgaacattgataataatgaagaagaagagCTCATGGAATTAGAAcaggaaaaataattattctctatCACCAtctacatcatcatcatcattatcttctgatgaaaataaattattagaagttcccaatttaaaacgaaaaaaacacagattaaaattagtatgtccaaattataaatttatagaaattgaaaatgcgtttaaaggtattttaaaaacgtactatttgaaaaatcaagacaaaaatttaaaagatatttgtttaattttacaagtttctaaagaagaaataaaacagttgatattaaatttactaaatgaatatgaagcattaaaatttaacattgttgttgaATGTACTTATATGAAACCTTTTACAAAGGGAGACTCAAGAAGTGGCTTTTAAAACCTCTAATTTTACAGTGTTTcgtgaaaattctttaaataatatcttgagaaatatgtttacaaaaaatttgtaGTGAAGAAAATGATTATTTAGGAAAAGGTAGCGGTTGGACATTACATTCTGTAGATGGAATTCTTGTACGATGTAGTAAGTATAGACCATTAGCCGGCTCTTCATACATTACTCTTCCAaagtgtattcaaaataaaaaagctattattaatccGCAAAATCTAGATGatgataaatgttttcaatggtcAATTCTAGCTCTTTATGTAGAAGGCGAGCATAGAGAACGTGTAGATGAAAGAtatacatctataattaataacttcaattttaatgatttagtttatccatgcactttaaaacaaattaaaaaattcgaaaaaaataattttggaataagtgtaaatgtttatggtataaataaaacattcgaaATTTATCCACTCAGAGTATGTGAAGAAGAAGCTGaaaatcattttgatttattgttattgtccAACGATCAAGGTATTaaccactattgttatattaatgattttttcaagattaattagAACACAAATTTCACTCAATacgaaaaaaatgatattttgtaaaagatgttttgcTCATTATTCAGGAATtgataaacaagtaaaattaaatgctcacaaattaaactgtaaaatcaaTAAGCCTTTAAAAGCACAAATGCCGGATAAtccatcaattttaaaatttacaaattttcattttaagtttaaggtTCCAGTTGTTGCTTACTGcgattttgaatgtattttgaaaaaagttgatGAACAGCAATCAAAGTACACAACCATTAAtgaaatacatgaaccaatgagtttttgtgtgtatttagttATTGATAAAGACTTTCCGGAACATATGACATCTCAATTGCCAAATGAACCGTATCTTTATAGAGGTCCTGATGCAGCTTCAAAATTTATGGATTATCTAATTTCAATTGCAAATTTGTTAgcagaattaattgatattaatagaCCTATGATACCATTGAGGTGATTATGAAAGAAAtagaattaaatctattaataattgtgaattgtgtaatttagaatttaccaTGATTGAACAAACCTGTAAAAGATCATTGTCACTTTACTGGACGTTTTAGAAATTTACTCTGtaacaaatgtaatttgaaaagaaaaaatcaaacatgtttacCAATATTTTTGCATGGAAGTTCTAATTATGacacacattttattgttaaacagttaGGTTGTGaccaacaaaaaattaatgttattccgaattcttcagaaaaatatgttagtttttctaaaaacacgactggtaaaattaaattacgttttcttgatagttttagatttttaaataccaGTCTAGCTCAGTTagcaaataatttaccaaaagaaagattttatcatactaaattattttttaataatgaaaatgatttaCCTTTTGTTACTAGAAAAAGGTGTGTATCCTTATGAATATACAGATTCGTGGGAAAAATTGGAAGAAACTCAATTACCtgcaaaagaatgtttttttaacaaaatgtcagaagaacataTTTCAAATGAAGAATTTGATCATGCCAAAAAAGTTTGGTCACGATTTAACTGTCAAACATTAGGTGATTATTctgatttttatctaaaaactgatgtattattattagcagatatattttgaaaatttccgcattatatgtcttaataattatgaattagatccagctAATTACCTAACTCTTCCTAGTTTAACATTTGATGCgatgttaaaatttacagaagtagaattggaattattaaacaattatgacatgtatatgtttattgaaaaaggaATACGTGGCGGTATTACTAGTTGTATAAAAAGACACGCTATAgcaaacaataaagatttaaatgatacattatttgattgtaataaaccctctaattatttgacatatatagatgcaaataatttatatggcTGGGCCATGATCAAACCTATGCCAAAAGATGGATTTAGATggttaacaaataaagaaataaaaagattcaaTGTACAATCAATAACAAATGATAGTCCTATTGgatatattattgaatgtaatattGGTTATCCATCATATTTACACGATTATCATAATGATTTACCATTTCTACCTGAAAAACAATGTCcgccaaattcaaaacaagttaaattactCACTACTCTTAATGATAAAGAATATTATGTGTGTCATTATGTCAACTTAAAACAGGCACTAGATAAtggattagttttaaaaagaatacatcGAATCTTACAATTCAATCAGAGTCCTTGgcttaaatcatatattttatttaacactgaaaAGAGGAAACAGTCgaataatgaatttgaaaaagacttttataaattacttaataatgcaATGTTTGGCAAATCAATAGAAAATGTTCGAGACAGACTtaatttagaattagtaaatactGAGAAAAGATTGTCAAAATTGATTTCCAGACCTAATTTTAAAAACCGAATAGTTTATTCAGAAAATTTAAGCGCAGTAGAATGTAGTAAAGatgttgtattgtttaataaacctatttatattggatttacAGTCTTAGAATTAAGCAAATTTCACATGTACGATTTTCATTATAACATAATGAAACcattttatccaaataaaataaacttactttatattgatactgattcatttttttatgagatattcactaaagatttatatgaagatttcaataatttaagtataaaaaaatattttgatatgtcaGATTAtccaaaaaatcataaatgttattttgtagaaaataaaaaaaaattaggctgTTTTAAAGACGAATGTATGGGTATTCCTATAGTAGAATTTATCGGATTAAGGAGCAAACTTTATACCTACAGAACTATGAACGATttgtatttagaagaaaaaaagatgaaattaaaaaaagctaaaggtgtaacaaaatctgtaataaaaaatcatattaatttttatgattataaaaattgtttattttcatcatgTAACATTAGAAAAGAAATGAGAATGTTTCAATCAAAAAAACATACTCTAAgaacagtaacaataaacaagttGGCTCTAAATGGAAATGATGATAAAAGATGTATTCAAAAAGACGGAGTACACACATTAGCGTATGGtcacacaaaattgaaaatttaatttttaaatatccatttctgtatattatattatatttgttattatttttattaatattatactatttttttgtaaatattgtactaatattatgtattattatcaaatatatttacatacaattgaaTTACCATATactattgtacttattttacctcctatttcctaatttaaatataaggataaaataataacacatcaatatttacaaaaaaaatcatatttatttttttatataatctttttttacaattccTGATAATGGTGTGTACTGTACAAttgcatcatttataattaaacaataaactgcagTTCCAGCTGGAAAGTCTTTGTTTGCCTGCAATTCAACTCTTATATCCAATGCTCcggtttttattgtatcaacttgCTTTGAACAATCAATAACGAAAAGTGGAAATTTTTGTAGAAACTCATTTTTACTCAGACAAGGTTGGTTATCACTTCCTGCATAATATGAAGACTGGAATCTTGAATACAATTCATACATCAGTGCTGTGCATCCATTGAAATTATCATAAGGataatatttgctatttaaataaagttttacattttccaaatcacaaaaaatcaaaatgtgatgaatttttatcatttttatcttttctatttgTTTGAAAGCCTATTATTACATATCGAGGCTTTTCCaccaaagatgtagttttaacagTCCAAGTCTGAGCTTTAGAAACAGGAAGTGAGGGATATTCATGAATTTGCCACCTTCTAAACGCCATTGTTATGGGCTGATCAGAGTCAGTAATCTTTAGTAATGATAATCTTATATTATCATCAACACGAACATAAGGAACTTTCcaaacaatcttatttatttgaaatgaacaatcgtgaagacttggtgtagcttgaaaaattgcatttttatcagttgatgcgcgtatcagcactaattcttgttttacattcaaaagtatatttttttataatcttctgcaAACCCCAATAACAATTGGAGcggtacacaaaatgaaaaattagttttatctgcaaGAACGTCCATCGACGGTGGATTCCAGCCTGCATTCTTAATCCAGTTTTCATCTCCCGGTTTcagtgtaagtatatttttcatagtactagttataccaacattttttacacgatcaatttccgttccacaaatttcatatctaatttcatcaaataagaaAGCCATACAGTTATTAACTAGACTTGAAGTAGTATCATCTTTTGAATcagcagatttaataattttcccttcaattagtaaaaaaacttttattaggacacgtatatgcgtcttgttgatgaacaggaatacgaatttcatcactatttttaaaagaattagacgtgtatggattgtgagaatgccattcccCATTCTATAAGCGATtcatcaatttctatattttcattaacattcaatatattactcatttttaattcgtttaaattccGGAAGATtctgtagaaaaattaaatttttcaat
The Homalodisca vitripennis isolate AUS2020 unplaced genomic scaffold, UT_GWSS_2.1 ScUCBcl_2728;HRSCAF=7774, whole genome shotgun sequence genome window above contains:
- the LOC124372178 gene encoding uncharacterized protein LOC124372178 is translated as MLKFTEVELELLNNYDMYMFIEKGIRGGITSCIKRHAIANNKDLNDTLFDCNKPSNYLTYIDANNLYGWAMIKPMPKDGFRWLTNKEIKRFNVQSITNDSPIGYIIECNIGYPSYLHDYHNDLPFLPEKQCPPNSKQVKLLTTLNDKEYYVCHYVNLKQALDNGLVLKRIHRILQFNQSPWLKSYILFNTEKRKQSNNEFEKDFYKLLNNAMFGKSIENVRDRLNLELVNTEKRLSKLISRPNFKNRIVYSENLSAVECSKDVVLFNKPIYIGFTVLELSKFHMYDFHYNIMKPFYPNKINLLYIDTDSFFYEIFTKDLYEDFNNLSIKKYFDMSDYPKNHKCYFVENKKKLGCFKDECMGIPIVEFIGLRSKLYTYRTMNDLYLEEKKMKLKKAKGVTKSVIKNHINFYDYKNCLFSSCNIRKEMRMFQSKKHTLRTVTINKLALNGNDDKRCIQKDGVHTLAYGHTKLKI